A single Roseinatronobacter monicus DNA region contains:
- the queG gene encoding tRNA epoxyqueuosine(34) reductase QueG has protein sequence MTADLKSELIRQAREMGFDACAITRPDAIAQAPERLRAFVDQGRHGQMGWMAERMHWRANPAALWPQARSIIMLAESYTPDYNPLDLLAQRENGVISAYALGRDYHDVVKKRLKRLGRWLIDHAGGEIKVFVDTAPVMEKPLAAAAGLGWQGKHTNLLSRDLGNWMFLGSIFTTLDLPPDAPAQENCGSCTACLDICPTDAFPAPFQLDARRCISYLTIEHHGPVPLELRAKMGNRIYGCDDCLAVCPWNKFARDASEVKYAARDGMVAPDLAELATLDDAGFRARFSGSPVKRIGRNRFVRNVLYAIGNSGATRLLPVARGLTDDPDPTVAEAASWAVQRLDATPEAGPGAPARPRS, from the coding sequence GCCATTGCGCAGGCGCCCGAACGGCTGCGCGCCTTTGTCGATCAGGGGCGGCATGGTCAGATGGGCTGGATGGCCGAGCGGATGCATTGGCGCGCCAACCCCGCCGCGCTTTGGCCTCAGGCACGCAGCATCATCATGTTGGCCGAAAGCTACACCCCCGATTACAACCCGCTTGATCTGCTCGCACAGCGCGAGAATGGCGTGATTTCGGCCTATGCGCTGGGGCGCGATTATCACGATGTGGTCAAGAAGCGCCTCAAACGGCTGGGGCGCTGGCTGATCGACCATGCGGGCGGCGAGATCAAGGTCTTTGTCGATACCGCTCCGGTGATGGAAAAGCCGCTGGCGGCGGCGGCGGGGCTTGGCTGGCAAGGAAAGCACACCAATCTTCTGTCGCGCGATTTGGGGAACTGGATGTTTCTTGGCTCCATCTTCACCACGCTGGACCTGCCCCCCGATGCCCCCGCGCAAGAAAACTGCGGCTCCTGTACTGCGTGCCTCGACATCTGCCCAACTGATGCCTTTCCAGCGCCGTTCCAGCTGGATGCGCGGCGCTGCATCTCATATCTGACAATCGAGCATCACGGGCCAGTGCCGCTGGAGTTGCGCGCGAAGATGGGCAACCGCATTTATGGCTGCGATGATTGTCTTGCCGTGTGCCCCTGGAACAAATTTGCACGCGACGCCTCCGAGGTGAAATATGCCGCGCGCGACGGCATGGTGGCACCCGATCTGGCCGAGCTGGCCACATTGGATGATGCGGGTTTTCGAGCCCGCTTCTCAGGCTCTCCGGTCAAACGCATCGGGCGCAACCGCTTCGTGCGCAATGTGCTGTACGCGATTGGAAATTCAGGGGCCACACGGCTGCTGCCCGTAGCACGCGGGCTGACCGATGACCCTGACCCGACCGTGGCCGAGGCCGCATCCTGGGCCGTCCAAAGGCTTGATGCCACGCCCGAGGCCGGGCCGGGCGCGCCTGCGCGCCCACGATCCTGA